A genome region from Magnolia sinica isolate HGM2019 chromosome 8, MsV1, whole genome shotgun sequence includes the following:
- the LOC131254225 gene encoding uncharacterized protein LOC131254225: MQRVSRRLQPHRIVSDQPATTDTEQSAASPVLAIGVEEDQNHLFSHGMIVVSVWEHFSNIFGVNYLSSQSVLQRFNLWISKASKKIRVSRLVGLVPSVISWEIWLSRNQARFEGRAMSASKIISKVAQWLHDIACTILGEDRNSLADSITLQLINIPKAECHLPRNHSIVTWLKPLRGFLKLNVDGSSRGNPGLSGGRGVCRDHHGNLIFAFHRNYGLTLNTIAEAQAMLNGITSYSKLGLRSIIVESDSLTIAKAAADRYDFVPWNIWYKIGTIREFRRSLNLSFSHIFREGNSVADALTRLASEGNPNNFFVSKYALPVKVQGALLLDQAGLRNLQCT, from the coding sequence ATGCAGCGTGTCTCTCGTCGGTTGCAACCCCATCGTATCGTTTCAGATCAGCCTGCTACTACTGATACGGAGCAGAGTGCGGCTTCCCCTGTCCTTGCAATCGGTGTGGAGGAGGACCAGAATCATCTGTTCAGCCATGGTATGATTGTTGTCTCGGTCTGGGAGCATTTTAGCAACATTTTTGGTGTCAACTACCTCTCGAGTCAGTCCGTCCTACAGCGCTTTAACCTTTGGATCTCCAAAGCTAGCAAGAAAATCAGAGTGTCTCGCCTCGTTGGACTTGTTCCCAGTGTGATCAGCTGGGAAATTTGGCTCAGCAGAAACCAGGCCCGATTTGAAGGTCGCGCGATGTCCGCCTCCAAGATTATTTCCAAAGTTGCTCAATGGTTGCATGATATTGCTTGCACTATCCTGGGTGAGGATCGGAATTCTCTAGCGGATTCCATCACGCTTCAACTCATCAATATTCCCAAGGCAGAGTGTCATCTTCCTAGAAACCATTCCATAGTTACTTGGCTTAAACCCCTTAGGGGCTTCCTTAAGTTGAATGTCGATGGTTCTTCTAGGGGGAACCCAGGGCTGAGTGGCGGTAGAGGGGTCTGTAGGGATCACCATGGTAATCTGATCTTTGCATTCCATCGCAACTACGGTCTCACCTTGAACACTATAGCTGAAGCCCAAGCTATGCTAAATGGCATCACGAGCTACTCCAAGTTGGGCCTCCGCAGCATCATTGTCGAATCAGATTCTTTGACAATCGCCAAGGCAGCCGCGGATAGGTACGATTTTGTTCCTTGGAACATTTGGTATAAGATAGGCACGATTCGGGAGTTCCGTCGTTCCCTCAACCTATCTTTCAGTCACATCTTCAGAGAAGGGAACTCTGTGGCTGATGCGTTGACTAGATTAGCCAGTGAGGGTAATCCTAATAATTTTTTTGTCTCCAAGTATGCCCTTCCGGTTAAGGTCCAGGGCGCTCTTCTCCTCGATCAAGCGGGCCTCAGAAACTTACAGTGTACCTGA